The genome window CTGCTCCTCGTGATCCCCGCACAATAATGGCGGCCGTGAGGAGCGCATGCGTGATGTGTTGCGCGTTTCATTGCAAAGCAATGGCTCTTTGTGTGGCGACGAGTTTATAGGTTTGCTTGTTTTGTTGCTCGGGGtgcagtttttttgttttaatttttttgcgcCGAGATGCCGCAGcaacctggagaagaagaagaagaggccgGCCGAGGAGTTTTTCAACGTCTGCGCTCAGTAAACACGCGAGAACCGTGCCAGGTCATCTTCTGCAACCGCAGCCCTCGCTTGGTGAGCCCCATCTGGCTGGACTTCGAGGGGAAACCGCGCCCCTATCCGAGCCTGCAGCCGGGCACTGGGCGCCGCATGCACAGCTATTCGGGTGGGTAAAAGATATGCATGGTATACGGTCATAATGGACCTGTTTCTCTTGATGGGCACTGGGTACGAGTGGGCACAGGTTTCCTGTGTGGGCGGTGGAGCTGCCACCTACTTCTCTGCAAGAGTTCAGCAACAAGTGAAGTTTTCTGTCCTGGTGGGATTGTGGTGCCTGTTGACTTTCTGCTTGTGATGCATCTGTCTTCTGAGACTGCAGTCAGTGAACATCTGGACACACGCACCCAAGagtcataagaaagagcctgctggatcagaccaaccaAAATGTAAAGGCTGCTTGTGTGACCGCTGCAAGGCTGACCGAATAATTATGGTTTAGAAAAACGGAAGCACACttccagtgtccatctagtccagcactctgctactcgcagtgacccacgcAGTGGTCACAGCTGTGTGAATGACAGCCCAATATAGGTAGCTGAGAATATATGTTGCAGCTCTGTAACTGCTGTACAGTAAGGAAAATTAGGGTAAGACAGAAGAATCAAGTTAATGAATATGAATAGTAATTAGTGGTCACCCCAGTAAAAAGCACCATGTTAACATTTACAGCTTGTGGATGAGGGTTACTCttccttgattttatttatttattttaattagctTGAAGGCCGCTCTTCCCTCTGGGGCTCAGTTTTCCCTTCCGCAACCTCCATCCCTGCCAGGCTATGAGTGAAAATTCAGTACCTCTACCACCAGGATCTTTTGACTCTTTAATTGCATTGCTTGTGCTTGGGGCAGAGCCATATTTAAAGTTTTGAGCTTGCCACTGCTATAGTGTTTGGGACTTAGAGACCTGGAAAAATATGAATTTGATCCATATGTAAACTCTTGTGGAAATTGGACGGTGTGAGCCTTGCAGGCACTAGGGAAAAATTTTTCCAAATGGAATTGTGACCAGCCAAGGTAATTGTACAGCAGAGACTACTACTCTGCTTGAGTACATGTAGTGAGGAAAAATGCAGAGGTTCAAAAGTGGTTCTGAAACTGTTCTTCATTTGGTGACTCAATAATTTTTATACTAGTTATTTTTAAGGTAATTGTTAGCCTGTGCATTCAATATTGATTTCTAAAAGATATCTTAATACAAAAATCTGCTTGCAACATCAAGGGCACAGTGTTGGTTTTTCACATCTAACTTTGTAGTTCTAATAAGGGGGAGACAGCATATGCCTTTGCTTTCGTGTGGGGATGCTAACATCTGATCCCATGTATTCTCTGGTCAGTGCCGCAGCTTGCTAAACATGTTTGCTTTGTGTAATTTGCTGGGCTGTAATGTGACTTTTTAATGGTTGCGTACTCTATATGTGATAATTGTGAAGCATGtgattgattttgttttattttctttttagagCATCTTTGGTTGTTCAGAGACGCAGGGACATATGATGGTCTGCTTGTCAATGAGGCTGAGTTGTTTGTGGCCACTCACAATACGAATGGACAGCCCATATTTGCAAACATTACCTTGCCAGGTAAGTGGTCAGTGTGTATTCCAAGATGGACAGGATTCATGCCCTTTATCTTTTTGCACTGTGAAAAAGTGTATAATAGGATTACCTGAGGCAGTGTTCTAAATCAATGTTCAGTACCATTTACAGTATTCTACTGTGAAGCTATTTGATATTAGgactggaggcagtggtgggattcaaataatttaacaactggttgtttacaagcaccattttaacaaccggttctgccaaagtaggtgcgaacctgctgaatcccaccactgactggaggTACTGCGTTGTGGTACGATCTGGTCTTTATtgaaaactagcagtaaagcccgctgtGGGATGAGAAATACAGCAGgcctagatgggggtgggggtaagggcAGGTAGGGGCCGGGAGGGCTTGTTGGGGCTGGAGGAGCAAGGGTGCTTTTGAAGTCCTACTCCCTTATTGGTGGAAGGTTCattgttggacattccatcccttagcgctttattattggtaagattaGATCTAAAAAGTGGGAGCAGAGCTCAGTCCTTGTGATTGGGATGGTGTCTCTGGAACTCTGACCAGGAGCTTTGTCCTTCTGCTCCGTGGGGTTTAGTTTATGGCATTTCTCATGGTTTTGTATCCCCTTCAACTTAACATCAACATGAAACCACTAAAATAAGTAATCTGGTGGCACATCATCCTTTTAATCTAATCTAGGTAAAACAGGGGAAATCCTAAAAAGATATCTGAACTGAATGGAGATGAGTAAAGTGAGGTTTAATCCATACAAGGCAGGTTATGTGATTTTGCTGGAAACACCTGTTCTGAATGTGATTATACTCCCTGCAGGATCGATTTTGTACCTTCGTAGGTGTTCAAGTGccacaatatttatttgttataagaATTGTTAACCTGCCTATCTGTCTTTACACAGCTACTGAGAGTGTGGTATCTGCAGCAAGATGCTAAAAattcatttttccatctttgtgtAGTGTTCACTCTAAAAGAAAGATGTCTTCAAGTTGTCCGTACCTTGGTGAAACCAGTGGACTACAGACAACTAGACATCGCTAGGTCACTGTATGAAGATCTGGAAGATCATCCTGATATTCAGAAGGATCTTCAGCGGCTTTCTTTGGAAAGGAGTGAAACGCGAAGGAATGAAGTCCCTGACAGAAGGGGAAACTCATAATTAGACAAACTGCTTTCCCTGATGAATTGTGGGTACAAGAGGCATTTACTGTGGCTTATAAACAGCCATCAGTGATATCATTGGATTTTCGGAAGCTGACCTGGTTTTTAAGTAGAATGAATAGCTTTACAACACAGGGACAGCCACAGTTGTGAGACAGTGTTCTACTACATTAGATTTTTACAAAACCAGTCTTTGCATTAATTTCATTCCTGGAATACAAAGTACAAAAACTCATCCAGATGTTACCCAAACTGTCAGACCAATTACTGTTGAAGCTGTTATTAGGTTTCTTTCTCTTTATCAATTTAATATAGAAGATGGTAAATGCAGGGTATTCCTAAATTGGGCAAATGCATTCTCATACCACAGGATGACTGTTCCTGAAATTCTCAATTGTCTTTCTACCCATCTAATGTAGTAAAAATGTATTGGCTCCTTTGATTTGTCCAAAGATTTCCTACACATTACCATTTCAAATGCTGCTTTGATATGCCCTTTTCTGTGTTATTTGCAATGCACTATAGGCGTGTCCTACGCAAATAtgtgatatatttaaaaaactgaTATAAAGGGAACACTGATGGTAGTTACTTATTATGTTTTTAGCACTCTGTCTCATTCCTGTTTAAATTGGAGTCAACTAGGGTTTTTTCTACTTCAGTCAAAACAAGCATCTGAGAACGCTGTGATGCAGGCAGAATCTTCTACCAGAATTCAGATTTACTGTGGTTCAAATCTGAGCAATGCAAGTGAATGGGGCAAGTGTGGGAATCATACCTAGCTTTTCCCCTTGCGGGTTCCAAGCATGAACCTAGCAAAATCCAGCATTCTCTGAATACTTGCAAAGGGCTTGTGCCTCTCCCTCATATCTGTACAAAATTAACAATGTGAGGCTGACTACTAAAAGAGTCTCTTTTAGTCACAGGGAGACTTTTTGTCATTCTATTGTTCTTATATCAAGCACCTTCAACTGATAAAATTACACCACTGTTTATGTTGTAATGTTAGACCTAAAAACCAGCAATGATTACTGACTGATGTAGTGCGCTTAACTCCAGCCCAGGTGCAAATCCTGACAGAGCTAATGTGaaattaaggccgtttccgcacggcctccagtcgcccccacgccgccaagagttctggcggcgtgggggcgcaagcccgttcgcacgcaagcgtgcgagcaggcgaagcggaggccggcaggcggcaggcggctccgcacggagccgcctcttcccccttccccgccccactcacggtgtcctcgtcgtcgcctgctggaggttggaggacccctggaggttggaggacagtgtgggaggggctgcgacgcccagcaggcgacgacgaggacaccgtgagtggggtggggaagggagacagaGTCGGGAACCGcggcaccgcgccgccgggaagacgcttcctccccaacaacaaccctttaaagggttgttgtttagggcggcctgacggcgccctggggggagggaagcggagtcaggtcgctactgctgcgttgcagcagcggcgcctgtgcgaacggcggcctgggggcggtgtttttaccgcccccaggccgtcgttaatgggccgtgcggaaacggcctaagttgtTGGGAATATCAATATATTTCATGTTCAGTCAATTTAGTTTGTTGTGAATTGTGACTTTTTGTAAAGGCACTAATTTGTGGAGTAAATTATGTACTCATATACTGTCTTGAGAAAAATATTTCACATGtaaattctgggttttttaagAAATGTGTTCCTTGGATGTTACCTTGAGGACTATATTCATGAATTTAACTGGGgttttcccttggagaaaagaaaTGTATGTTGTGTTTGTAGTGCAACTAATAGTTAAAACAAGACTCTTCAAATGCTAGTTTTTCAGTTTGTGGTATGACCTCATATCAAGATGGGGTTTCTCAATGAGTCCATTGCCACAACTGCCTACTGGCAGCCTTCTACTGTACACATGTTTTGAATGTGTGCCTTTGGATTGCAACCTTTGCAGACAACGTACTCCTCCAGTTATGTTTTAGACATTTAAATTGCAATACTAAGGAACCCAAAGTGAGAGAAATGCAAGGCTTTTCCAATATCAGGGAAAAATCGGCTTAGTCAGTGGAAGGGGATCCTCACATCTAATTATTGGCTACATAGGCCTGATTTTACATAAactaatttatgtattttaactggagGAGCTGCCAAGGCATCTCCTGCTGATACTTTGAAATTAACATTTTGGAGCAATGTCGCTTTTGAGTTGGTTTCATAAATATGTAGCTCACATGAACAACATGAAATGTTGACAATTTTAGAAGTTGCTTTTAATATCTATTTGCCTATTTTTGTAGCGCTCCAcagtttaatgtatttttaaaagatgttcaaGATATTAAAATATCCTATGCCATTGTACTCCTTTGGTGTTCTCCTTGTTTTTTCCCATCCACTAAGAGTCATAAAACTTATTGTTACTTTTACTGGTACTCTTACACTGCACGATAAGTGTAAACACTCTGGTAGCCAGAATGGATTCAGGCTGCTCAATTCTTTTACAGTAGTTACCTGAGAGTTCTCCTTTTCACATGCTTTATACTTTGGTCTCAGAATGGAGGGTTTATTGCAATAGGTAATTTGGAGCCTGATGATTTTAGATGccctgaagggttttttaaattgtggatGGATACTTATCTATGAATGCCTTCTACCTTCATGGAAGTTCTTTTTTGTAGGTCCTAAGGATTGTCCTTCCATATATTTCCCATCATATGAGTAAATGTTTCTGGATAGCACTTTCAAAGGTCTCCTGCTATAAACACCTGCCTGTGCGTTTCAGTCCTGTAGTTTTTTCATCCAAGCATCCTTCATTGTATAAAGACATTATCTTTCCAGATCTCAGATCTGCTGAATGTGGGGCCCACTGATTTGCAAAAGTATTATAGGAAGCTGTGTGATACAAAGAAGAGGCATTTATGATTTCACTGGGAGGTCAAGGCCAAGAGCATGAATAGTAAAAGACTCAGGTATAGGAAATATGAACCAAATCCCGGGGAATGTGGCTATAGTTCacaggtagagcatctgctttacataTGGAGGGAGGGATTCATGTTCAATCAGTGGCATTTCCAATTAGAAGGAAATGCAAAAGATCCTGAGAGTGAGAGCCACTGCaagtcagaacagacaatattGGCCTTGATACATCAGCAGTCTGAGTCACTATAAGGCTGTTTCATGCCTGTTCATCATGAAGTGTACCATTTTGAAAAGCAAACCAAGGATCACCGAAGACTCAGCGACCTTGATTCATCATCCAGGTTCTTCTCTGAGTGTACCAAGAGAGGCCAGAACCAAGGCTCCCTCATGTTGTTTGTGTGCACAGTAGTAACATGATCCTTTCAAAGCAGTGGTTCTGTAAGGGCTTCCCCATGGACTAATCACTCATATGAAGTATATCTTCCCTAAGGTTAGGACATTTTTGAAATAGGGCAACTGCTAAGGGTCTTCCCATGGGAGGAGATCTTATTGAAATTACAGTTCAGTGTTTGAAATTACCCACTTGATCCTCTTCCTTCAAGCTAGCAATACagatggattaaaaaaacaagagtTGTTTTAGTATCTCGGTATTCCCCACTTTCTTGTTACAGGGCGGGCTGTTGACATAAACGAACAATGGCCCTGTTATGTCACCTGGAAAGAGATAAAAGGTCTAAGTCATATCCCCTCTCCTAGTTTGGCTGATAGCCCGACTGTAAGGTGTGGCAACTGAAGCAACTTGGCATCCCCTATCAGCAGTGAATCTCGACTTGCACCACGGAAGTTCTATACaggcatctttttttcccctttccaaaaTTGCCCCAACCTTCTATTTAAAAACTATCAGATCTATCTAAAAACCACCCCCTCCACTTGTGGAGCAGCTATGGCCAGAATTAACTTCAACCGGTGCCCCGCCAAGTCATTCGTTGGAAGTGAAATTAGATGTTCTCATAACCGGACAACAAAAACAACCCGCACTCTGCCTAAGGTCACAtgctggagggaaaaaatggcGCGCCAGACCAAACTGGGCAAACTGCCCTTGATTCATTGAGTTTAGCAAACAATTCCTCCGAGCAGGCGCCAGAACCTGCAGGGAAATGAGCCTTCGTCGTATGTTGGAAATTGACGTCAGGGacgggggaggaggaaagaaggggcGAGGTTTGGGCGTGGGTGACAaccggggagggaggcaggcagtcTGCCCGGCTGCCTGCGCCACTTGGAGGGAGTTGATAGTTGGTGCCCGGGTTGAGGAAATCAAAGCGCCCTGAAGCCAGGAAGGAAGACAGGCTTGCTTTCTGGGGGGTAAAGAATCCCACTCCTTTCTTTTCATGGacgcctgctgctgctggccaaaGCAGAGGAGATCCCCACTCCCGTGACCCGGCAGACATGGCACTGCAGCCGCGCCCCTCGCTCCCTTGCCTGGGCAAGGGAGCTCAGGGGTCTCTTTACGTGTACAGCATCCCTTCCGACGTGCTGGGGAAGTTCTGCGAGCAGATGGACTGTCTGAATGAGTATGATTGGCTGCGCTTCGGTGAGGATCTATTGGGGCAgggggcggcgggagggggagaagcCGCGAGCTCGGTGGAGTTTGGGTGGCAGGCGGCGGTGGGAATGGGCTGAGGGGGAAGACCCGTGGGGAGCGCCTGGTTTGGGGGGCCCTATAAACTAATCTAGGACAAGTTCTGAGTATCTACGGGAAAATGAGACTGTATTCTGACTCACTCAGCTGATCCCTGTGGCTTGTCCTGTAAATTACATGTTGTAAACTTTGTGAAGTTCTGACTACTGCATTTCAAAAGGGACTTGGCTGAGCTGGAAGAGGGCAACTAGGATGATTGGGGGCTAGGAgcacttttttaaaggaaaggctGAAGTGACGTGGACAAAAAGATTTCCACACTGTGTTGCAAAtgccgtagatgcaggtgaaatgtttggagcaaaaactatcagaccatggccccacagcagggaaaacccacaacagcaggcCAGGGCTGAAGTGTTTGGGACTTTTCTGTTCAGAAAACAGAAGGAACATGATAGATgcttatacaattatgcatggggtggagagagttgataagtttttttcctctctcccaaAGTGTTAGAACTGCAGGGCATCCCAGGAAACTGatggacagtagattcaggaGGAAATCTTTATACAAAAGGAAATTCTTCTTTATACacagagtgattaaaatgtggaatttgctgccagaggacaaagtgatggccacaaacatagGCAGCTTAAAAAGGGGATtcgacagattcatggaggataggtctgtcatcagtggctactaaccatTGCAATTAAAGGGAACCTTTGAATGCTAGTGCTGAAAAGCAACAccagggaaggcctctgcctctatgccctattgttAGACTTCTGGAGCAACTAGCTGgcccctgtgtgagacaggattctgGTTTCAAAggatcattggtctgatccagcagggctcttgtcATGTTCTTATAAACTTGTACAGAAGTTCTCCTCACTGCGTTATGACTGGCACAGTATAACTTGGAACAGTGTTGAGAAATTCTTCTTTACAAGAGGCAATAGATTTATAccagccaccctgaaagttttcaaCATGAAAGCTATTCCCCAGATTTTTTATGGGATCCCTTTGTAGATCAATGCCTGGAATTCCAAAGTGGAAAGAATACAATCATCTTTTTTTGTATAAATTATTTGGAGCTCCTCACTGCAAACCTTATGCTGTGCTCTGCTTAGAGGCAAGCCAACACTTACTAGTTACTAGGGCATGGCTAGTTACTCTTAAATTCTGGGCTCGCCTGTGTTTCAATCCTGATACTAATAGCCTCACCTACTGTATTCTTCCACAGCTTCAAGGCCTCCATGTGGTGGTCTCTAGTTGAAACAAAGATACTTTCTCTGGGATTCTCTTGGGATTCCCTCCAAATGTTATCTGCTTCTGAAACCTATATCCAACTGAAAAGACGGCTTCTAGATCAAGAATTTCAAACCTTCCAGGACAAAGCTCACAGCAATTGTTCCGCCCTCAACtacaacatcaaatttaaaattaatcagaCGGCAGATTATTTGATCCTACTTTCTGACCCTAACCAGGGAAATTGTAACCTCTGTAGCCAATTTTCTTCTCCACACAATGGAATAATTTACTCTGTATTGGTCCTTCTGGCATAGGAAATAACTTGATATTGAACTGAAAAGTTTAATACAGTCAAAGgccagaaaacaaaacagcaacacaCATCCATAATAGCAGATTACAACAATTATTGAAAATAACTTGATATGATTTGGTTTGTTAATGTCtggtcttttcccttttcttcttttttccttttcctttttaatgtctaataaaggtttgttgagttgagttgaacttggaataaaatttgatttAGCTGTAACCTGCTCTTAGCTGCCAGTGATTTTACCTATTGGTCAAATGTCTTTTTGTGATAGGAAATACATTCAGGAAAGTTAGTTTTATCTGAAGTTTTCATTTTCACTTAAGGTGTAGTGTGAGTCTAAAGGCTGAAAGCAGCTGGACGGCATTTCTGAAAACTGTGAGGCTGATAGTTCACTGGTCGAATATGCTTGTCTGGTATCACAGTTTGTGAAAGCTATTTCAGGTGTTGGGCAGGTCTTATGTGAATGGCAAAAAGGGCAAAATGAGAAGTCACTGTTCCTTGCACTATCCTGTCTGCGTGCCTCTCTGATTCTAGTTCTACCCTTTTAAATAGACACCCCCAAGGTTTCTTGTGGCAACTAAGACTTTCTTcttgttccccccacccacacaaaaaaagaaaatataattttttaggTTACTGATGTGTTGCAAATGACCAGCCCACGTATGTGCAAACACCCTTTCTTTGACCTTCAAGTCAGTGGCTACTAGTTCCCACTGGTGGCtagtggtgaccccatagggtttttaaggctgcttctgtgtagcagcccaggactttcttggtggtagtctcccatctaagatcggacaagatcaggctagcctggcctatccagaCAAACAGCCTAGTAAAATTTTGAAAGGCAGTAACTCTTGTAGACCACTTTTAGAAAGCTGGTTGAAAGTTCAAGCTATACAACCATAATGAGCACCATCAGATATGACGCCCACAGCCCAAAGAGGGATCAACTTGCCAACAAGTTTGTATTTGTGAAGTGTGAGTCAAACAAGTATTTATGGGATCTACTTGCCAGTCCTTTGCAGTTCACACAGCAGTAAATAAGGAACGGGCAGCACACTACTTTTTCAGGACTTCTTTTGCTATTTCTCATTACATAGTCAGTACCCTGCTGACAAAGGATCAAATACTGCCTTCACGGTGGTTTTCATACAGCACTCCCTTAAGAAATATTCTTATTGTTCCTGGATCCCTGCAGAACCTGGCTGCCCACTGAGGAAACTCAAGCAGTCCTGCCTGCTATCCTTTCTTCTCACTCCCCTCCAGTCTTTGAGACAATAAATACTACAGACAGACACCCTATCTCAGTTGGTCTCTTGGAAATCTCTCCCTCAAATTTACAGAGTCCTCTGAATCAAGAACTGATTCACCGCGGAAATGTATTCATCCAATTATTTTTCACTACATGTTTAAAAAGATCAAGGACAAACTACCCATATCATTACATAtgcattacatacatacatacatgcatatgtaAAACACAATTGGGTGCCTGATTTACATGTTGAAGGACATGTAGATTTCCCTTTGTTGTGCTAGATTTATACTGAAAACCCAAACTTTTCTGCTCTTCTTTTAGCATCCAACGTGATAACTGATCAGACTGAGCTGAGGAAAATCAAGTACATGGAGAAGACGGGAATCAGTATAACAAGAGAGCTGATGTGGTGGTGGACGATTAGACTTGGAACTGTCCAGCAACTGTTGGAACTCCTGAATGAACTGCAGTTTTATCGGGCAGCCAAAATCATTGCAGATTGTGAGTAGCCAGTCCTTTGCTTTGGATCAGTCAGTCTACAAATCTACTGTGCGTTCTGTTTTCCCATCTTCTTGGAGGAAATGTTCAAACATCCAGATCAACAGGACTACAATCCCTGTAATTTTACACCAACAGGCATAGTGTCTCCCTTAGACCCTTTCCCATCTGAGGcaaaatctcaaagcagctgagaTCTAGGCCTATGTCACTTCGTCAGATTGCCTCCAATGGGTAATAGAGGGACGTCAGAGGCCACTGAATTTGGACTAGACGCTAAAATACCACTGAATGCTAGGATATGGGTGAATATTAAGGATCTGTCTTTTCTGTATGA of Sphaerodactylus townsendi isolate TG3544 linkage group LG03, MPM_Stown_v2.3, whole genome shotgun sequence contains these proteins:
- the VHL gene encoding von Hippel-Lindau disease tumor suppressor, which produces MPQQPGEEEEEAGRGVFQRLRSVNTREPCQVIFCNRSPRLVSPIWLDFEGKPRPYPSLQPGTGRRMHSYSEHLWLFRDAGTYDGLLVNEAELFVATHNTNGQPIFANITLPVFTLKERCLQVVRTLVKPVDYRQLDIARSLYEDLEDHPDIQKDLQRLSLERSETRRNEVPDRRGNS